The following coding sequences lie in one Glycine max cultivar Williams 82 chromosome 19, Glycine_max_v4.0, whole genome shotgun sequence genomic window:
- the LOC100797618 gene encoding GDP-mannose 3,5-epimerase 2: MGSSGTTDYGAYTYQNLEREPYWPSEKLRISITGAGGFIASHIARRLKTEGHYIIASDWKKNEHMTEDMFCHEFHLVDLRVMDNCLTVTKGVDHVFNLAADMGGMGFIQSNHSVIMYNNTMISFNMIEAARINGVKRFFYASSACIYPEFKQLETNVSLKESDAWPAEPQDAYGLEKLATEELCKHYNKDFGIECRIGRFHNIYGPYGTWKGGREKAPAAFCRKTLTSKDRFEMWGDGLQTRSFTFIDECVEGVLRLTKSDFREPVNIGSDEMVSMNEMAEIVLSFEDKNIPIYHIPGPEGVRGRNSDNTLIKEKLGWAPTMKLKDGLRITYFWIKEQLEKEKAEGVDLSGYGSSKVVQTQAPVQLGSLRAADGKE; encoded by the exons ATGGGAAGTTCTGGAACAACCGACTATGGAGCATACACATACCAAAACCTTGAGAGGGAACCTTACTGGCCCTCTGAAAAGCTCAGAATTTCCATCACTGGGGCTGGTGGTTTCATTGCCTCGCACATTGCTCGCCGCCTCAAGACCGAGGGACATTACATCATTGCTTCTGATTGGAAGAAGAATGAGCACATGACTGAGGACATGTTCTGCCATGAATTCCATCTTGTTGACCTTAGGGTCATGGATAACTGCTTGACAGTTACCAAGGGTGTGGACCATGTTTTCAATCTTGCTGCTGATATGGGTGGGATGGGTTTTATCCAGTCCAACCACTCAGTCATTATGTACAACAACACCATGATTAGCTTCAACATGATTGAGGCTGCCAGGATCAATGGTGTTAAGAG gtttttttatgCCTCTAGTGCTTGTATCTATCCGGAATTCAAACAGTTGGAGACAAATGTGAGTTTAAAGGAGTCTGATGCCTGGCCTGCTGAG CCACAAGATGCATATGGGCTGGAGAAGCTTGCAACAGAAGAGTTATGCAAGCATTATAACAAGGATTTTGGAATTGAGTGCCGGATTGGGAGATTCCATAACATATATGGTCCTTATGGGACATGGAAGG GTGGAAGGGAGAAGGCTCCTGCTGCTTTTTGTCGCAAGACACTTACTTCCAAAGATCGATTTGAGATGTGGGGAGATGGATTGCAAACAAGATCCTTCACCTTCATTGATGAGTGTGTTGAAGGTGTACTGAG ATTGACTAAATCAGACTTCCGGGAGCCGGTGAATATTGGAAGTGATGAAATGGTCAGCATGAATGAGATGGCTGAGATTGTTCTTAGCTTTGAGGATAAGAATATACCAATATACCATATTCCTGGCCCAGAAGGTGTTCGGGGCCGTAATTCAGACAATACATTAATCAAAGAGAAACTTGGCTGGGCTCCAACTATGAAGTTGAAg GATGGGCTGAGAATTACATACTTTTGGATCAAAGAGCAGCTTGAGAAAGAGAAGGCAGAAGGTGTTGATTTATCAGGCTATGGATCATCCAAAGTGGTTCAGACTCAAGCCCCAGTTCAACTCGGCTCGCTTCGGGCTGCAGATGGCAAAGAAtaa
- the BZIP104 gene encoding light-inducible protein CPRF2, with protein MNRSESEWAFQQFLQEAAASSSSNSDHHHLKFKNEFNINIPVTTTSIQNINVDSQDYHAILKTKLNLACAAVAMTRGSLVKSQNPATFSDSGPQASNSSEDGLQATLKGSGPSGNDPSKLQNKDVKAQIGIPSSSSMQNKPAVAMRPTISGSSGEQSDDEEVEGEINMTENMTPVDAKRVRRMLSNRESARRSRRRKQAHLTELETQVSQLRSENSSLLKRFTDVSQKYNNAAVDNRVLKADVETLRTKVKMAEETVKRITGLNPMLHAITEMSSMAMPSFDESPSETSADAAVSVQEDPNHHRCQPTSNNGLGGISSIETVQQNVAAVVGGNKTGRTTSLHRVASLEHLQKRIRGGADSRGPPSNGEQ; from the exons ATGAATCGTAGCGAATCGGAGTGGGCCTTTCAGCAGTTCCTACAGGAAgctgctgcttcttcttcctctaatTCTGATCATCATCATCTTAAATTCAAAAACGAATTCAACATCAACATCCCTGTTACTACTACTTCTATTCAAAATATTAATGTTGATTCCCAAGACTACCATGCTATTCTTAAGACCAAGCTTAATCTCGCATGCGCTGCTGTTGCTATGACTCGG GGATCTTTGGTCAAATCTCAAAACCCTGCCACTTTCTCTGACAGTGGACCACAGGCATCTAATTCTTCTGAAGATGGATTGCAGGCTACCTTAAAAG GATCTGGCCCTTCTGGAAATGATCCCtctaaattacaaaataaagatGTCAAAGCACAAATTGGGATTCCTTCCTCATCTTCCATGCAAAACAAACCTGCTGTCGCAATGAGGCCAACGATAAGTGGATCATCAGGAGAACAATCAGATGATGAGGAAGTGGAGGGAGAGATTAATATGACTGAAAACATGACTCCTGTTGATGCAAAACGAGTAAGGAG GATGCTTTCTAATAGGGAGTCAGCCAGACGCTCAAGAAGGAGAAAGCAGGCTCATTTAACTGAGCTGGAGACACAG GTCTCCCAATTACGAAGTGAAAATTCTTCGTTGTTAAAGCGATTCACGGATGTGAGCCAGAAATACAATAATGCTGCAGTTGACAACAGAGTACTGAAAGCTGATGTTGAAACATTAAGAACAAAG GTGAAGATGGCTGAAGAGACAGTGAAAAGAATTACTGGGTTGAACCCAATGCTTCATGCCATAACTGAGATGTCATCAATGGCAATGCCATCGTTTGATGAAAGTCCTTCTGAGACATCAGCTGATGCTGCTGTTTCTGTGCAAGAAGACCCAAATCATCACCGTTGTCAACCCACTTCTAATAATGGGTTGGGAGGCATTTCTTCAATTGAAACTGTGCAGCAGAATGTTGCAGCAGTGGTAGGTGGCAACAAAACGGGGAGAACAACTTCCCTGCATAGAGTGGCTAGCTTGGAACATCTTCAGAAGAGGATTCGTGGTGGTGCAGATTCACGTGGACCTCCTTCTAATGGAGAACAATAA
- the GME1 gene encoding GDP-mannose 3',5'-epimerase, with translation MGSSGTTDYGAYTYQNLEREPYWPSEKLRISITGAGGFIASHIARRLKTEGHYIIASDWKKNEHMTEDMFCHEFHLVDLRVMDNCLTVTKGVDHVFNLAADMGGMGFIQSNHSVIMYNNTMISFNMIEAARINGVKRFFYASSACIYPEFKQLETNVSLKESDAWPAEPQDAYGLEKLATEELCKHYNKDFGIECRIGRFHNIYGPYGTWKGGREKAPAAFCRKTLTSKDRFEMWGDGLQTRSFTFIDECVEGVLRLTKSDFREPVNIGSDEMVSMNEMAEIVLSFEDKNIPIYHIPGPEGVRGRNSDNTLIKEKLGWAPTMKLKDGLRITYFWIKEQLEKEKAEGVDLSGYGSSKVVQTQAPVQLGSLRAADGKE, from the exons ATGGGAAGTTCTGGAACAACCGACTATGGAGCATACACATACCAAAACCTTGAGAGGGAACCTTACTGGCCCTCTGAAAAGCTCAGAATTTCCATCACTGGGGCTGGTGGTTTCATTGCCTCACACATTGCTCGCCGCCTCAAGACCGAGGGACATTACATCATTGCTTCTGATTGGAAGAAGAATGAGCACATGACTGAGGACATGTTCTGCCATGAATTCCATCTTGTTGACCTTAGGGTCATGGATAACTGCTTGACAGTTACCAAGGGTGTGGACCATGTTTTCAATCTTGCTGCTGATATGGGTGGGATGGGTTTTATCCAGTCCAACCACTCAGTCATTATGTACAACAACACCATGATTAGCTTCAACATGATTGAGGCTGCCAGGATCAATGGTGTTAAGAG gtttttttatgCCTCTAGTGCTTGTATCTATCCTGAATTCAAACAGTTGGAGACAAATGTGAGTTTGAAGGAGTCTGATGCCTGGCCTGCTGAG CCACAAGATGCATATGGGCTGGAGAAGCTTGCAACAGAAGAGTTATGCAAGCATTATAACAAGGATTTTGGAATTGAGTGCCGGATTGGGAGATTCCATAACATATATGGTCCTTATGGGACATGGAAGG GTGGAAGGGAGAAGGCTCCTGCTGCTTTTTGTCGCAAGACACTTACTTCCAAAGATCGATTTGAGATGTGGGGAGATGGATTGCAAACAAGATCCTTCACCTTCATTGATGAGTGTGTTGAAGGTGTACTGAG ATTGACTAAATCAGACTTCCGGGAGCCAGTGAATATTGGAAGTGATGAAATGGTCAGTATGAATGAGATGGCAGAGATTGTTCTTAGCTTTGAGGATAAGAATATACCAATATACCATATTCCTGGCCCAGAAGGTGTTCGGGGCCGTAATTCAGACAATACATTAATCAAAGAGAAACTTGGCTGGGCTCCAACTATGAAGTTGAAg GATGGGCTGAGAATTACATACTTTTGGATCAAAGAGCAGCTTGAGAAAGAGAAGGCAGAAGGTGTTGATTTATCAGGCTATGGATCATCCAAAGTGGTTCAGACTCAAGCCCCAGTTCAACTTGGCTCGCTACGTGCTGCAGATGGCAAAGAATAA
- the LOC100800787 gene encoding uncharacterized protein: MSDGTLQVLDGTHLRGVDLSLGDDGPFTGANILDIAHSRASSSLFGLSLPDYLKASALTRLRTPDADAFRSAEYTADKASEILRDYISAIANELKDNPLVVSVLDGSTLRLLLEDEDDFAMLAENLFTDLDVEDKGKISKSEIRNALVQMGVEMGVPPFSEFPQLNDLLKKHGADGEEKLGQAQFAQLLQSVLQDLEEELSKQNVVSIQNIRIINGCKLRQLLANEQELNTIVEKALLEKPEAKDGLVGNTEIIRSFLERNAKELGLPPAQADNAVVLLYDAVFAEITKEKDGAELDKEELAKLVKNILEKFAEQLEVNPVYQDLA, encoded by the exons ATGTCAGACGGAACATTGCAGGTACTGGACGGAACGCACCTGAGAGGCGTCGATCTGTCCTTAGGCGACGACGGTCCATTCACCGGAGCTAACATACTCGACATTGCCCATTCCCGAGCCTCTTCTTCCCTCTTCGGTCTCTCATTACCCGATTATCTCAAAGCCTCTGCTCTCACGCGCCTCCGCACTCCAGACGCCGATGCTTTCCGCTCCGCCGAGTACACCGCCGACAAGGCCTCCGAGATTCTCCGAGACTACATCTCCGCCATCGCCAATGAACTCAAAG ATAATCCTCTTGTTGTATCAGTCTTGGATGGAAGTACTCTCCGGTTGTTATTAGAGGATGAGGATGACTTTGCCATGTTAGCTGAAAATCTATTCACTGACTTAGATGTCGAAGACAAGGGGAAAATCAGCAAGAGTGAAATTCGGAATGCTCTTGTCCAGATGGGAGTTGAGATGGGCGTTCCTCCTTTCTCAG AATTTCCTCAGCTAAATGACTTGTTGAAAAAACATGGGGCGGATGGAGAAGAAAAATTGGGTCAGGCACAGTTTGCACAGCTTCTGCAGTCTGTACTGCAAGATCTAGAAGAGGAACTTTCTAAACAAAATGTTGTTTCCATTCAGAATATTCGAATCATTAATGGCTGTAAGCTAAGACag CTATTGGCCAATGAACAGGAATTAAACACCATTGTGGAGAAGGCATTGCTGGAAAAACCGGAAGCAAAGGATGGACTAGTAGGGAACACAGAAATAATAAGGAGCTTCCTTGAGAGAAACGCAAAGGAATTGGGTTTACCGCCAGCTCAAGCTGACAATGCAGTTGTTCTTCTTTATGACGCTGTCTTTGCtgaaataacaaaagaaaaagatggtGCTGAATTAGATAAAGAAGAGCTGGCAAAACTTGTGAAGAATATCCTCGAGAAATTCGCAGAGCAGCTAGAAGTTAATCCTGTGTATCAGGACTTAGCTTGA
- the LOC100306385 gene encoding Sec-independent protein translocase protein TATA, chloroplastic-like — METMMMSCVSIPSSIPKSRPSISLGLGTPKLFNSVSVRVAVNVNGRGRNKGLSCNAMFGLGVPELVVIAGVAALVFGPKKLPEVGRSIGKTVKSFQQAAKEFESELKKEPDSTEGDSSEKSIVVSEKQQQQDNEVSTSKETV, encoded by the exons ATGGAGACGATGATGATGAGTTGCGTATCGATTCCGAGTTCAATTCCAAAATCAAGACCTTCTATTAGCTTGGGTTTGGGAACTCCCAAGTTGTTCAATTCAGTTTCAGTAAGGGTAGCCGTGAACGTGAATGGTCGGGGAAGAAACAAAGGTTTGAGTTGCAACGCCATGTTCGGTCTGGGCGTGCCTGAACTGGTCGTTATTGCCGGCGTGGCCGCCCTCGTTTTTGGGCCCAAGAAATTGCCTGAAGTCGGCCGCAGCATCGGCAAAACTGTCAAGAGCTTCCAACAG GCTGCAAAGGAGTTTGAGTCGGAGCTTAAGAAGGAACCGGATTCCACCGAAGGGGACTCATCTGAGAAATCTATTGTAGTCAGTGAGAAGCAGCAGCAGCAGGACAATGAGGTGTCTACTTCTAAGGAGACTGTATGA